In the Magnolia sinica isolate HGM2019 chromosome 15, MsV1, whole genome shotgun sequence genome, one interval contains:
- the LOC131227353 gene encoding AMSH-like ubiquitin thioesterase 3 isoform X4: MLMKFSSLMSETIPCHRDYLVSLKRERLSFEKKLLNALTELETLKPTVESLIEEQNRKHMKKVAEADQVQYPSNLDLTAVDEMPTPAEMPRFLPVPRHCFLDPTIGLRDQWQPPSTDSGVQYPSNLDLTLVDEMPTPAEMPRFLPVPRHCFLDPTIGLRDQWQPPSTDSGVQYPSNLDLTLVDEMPTPAEMPSLIQPAEDGVMAVKDSGDSESERSTLESVLSLNDGRWPLPAEEPCTSSTG, from the exons ATGCTTATGAAGTTTTCAAG TTTAATGTCTGAAACTATACCATGCCATCGAGACTACCTGGTGTCTTTAAAAAGAGAGAGGCTTTCTTTTGAGAAG AAATTATTGAATGCGCTGACTGAACTAGAGACACTGAAACCTACTGTTGAAAGTCTGATTGAGGAACAAAACAGAAAACACATGAAAAAAGTAGCCGAGGCAGATCAG GTCCAATATCCAAGCAACTTAGACTTAACTGCAGTCGACGAGATGCCAACTCCAGCCGAGATGCCAAG ATTTTTGCCTGTCCCAAGACACTGTTTCTTAGATCCAACAATTGGGCTTCGTGATCAATGGCAGCCACCTTCCACTGATAGTGGG GTCCAATATCCAAGCAACTTAGACTTAACTTTAGTCGATGAGATGCCAACTCCAGCCGAGATGCCAAG ATTTTTGCCTGTCCCAAGACACTGTTTCTTAGATCCAACAATTGGGCTTCGTGATCAATGGCAGCCACCTTCCACTGATAGTGGG GTCCAATATCCAAGCAACTTAGACTTAACTTTAGTCGACGAGATGCCAACTCCAGCCGAGATGCCAAG CTTGATTCAGCCTGCTGAAGATGGGGTCATGGCTGTAAAAGATAGTGGTGATTCAGAATCTGAAAGATCTACCCTTGAATCAGTCCTTTCACTGAATGACGGTAGATGGCCTCTTCCTGCTGAGGAACCTTGTACATCTTCCACGGGCTAA